From Diospyros lotus cultivar Yz01 chromosome 4, ASM1463336v1, whole genome shotgun sequence, a single genomic window includes:
- the LOC127799148 gene encoding uncharacterized protein LOC127799148 isoform X1: MESASSRRSLLPRASGTSSRKSLLKRIEPAIWDKSCPICLGRIDHRRAAVITACLHPYCVDCIRRWSDLKRKCPVCNAKFDAWFFKIDLRFGTFVKQRLPALADNRKVQIEGSRGIGRCPLSERRILRRSREEFNCGSWQTRPLPRRRWFRRSESEPSDAVAERVLQWRVSIYEQQLQAVPCFPQSCLGKNITANNVARERILQKIEPWIRRELQAILGDPDPSIIVHVASSLFLSSLEEKHGFPAQQAVLEDNYLEPLQRFLHERTHMFWHELRCFAESQFNMEAYDTIVEYKRQE, translated from the exons ATGGAGTCTGCGTCTTCGCGAAGATCATTACTCCCACGTGCGAGTGGAACCAGTAGCCGGAAATCTTTACTGAAGCGAATCGAACCAGCAATTTGGGACAAATCGTGCCCGATATGCCTGGGCCGCATCGACCATCGCAGAGCGGCGGTGATCACGGCGTGCCTGCATCCTTATTGCGTCGATTGCATTCGAAGATGGAGCGATTTGAAGCGGAAGTGCCCTGTGTGCAACGCGAAATTCGATGCTTGGTTCTTCAAGATCGATCTCCGGTTTGGAACTTTTGTCAAGCAGCGATTGCCAGCTCTAGCCGATAATAGAAAGGTCCAAATAGAAGGTTCCCGCGGGATAGGAAGATGTCCTCTTTCGGAACGAAG GATTTTGAGAAGATCAAGAGAGGAATTTAATTGTGGAAGTTGGCAAACAAGACCGTTGCCTAGACGAAGATGGTTTAGAAGGTCGGAATCAGAGCCTTCCGATGCTGTTGCTGAGAGAGTTCTTCAGTGGCGTGTTAG CATATACGAGCAGCAGTTGCAGGCTGTTCCATGTTTTCCTCAAAGTTGTCTTGGAAAG AACATAACAGCAAATAATGTTGCCAGAGAAAGGATACTCCAAAAAATAGAGCCATGGATTCGCAGGGAACTGCAAGCAATCCTTGGGGATCCCGATCCATCTATAATTGTGCATGTAGCTTCCTCTCTGTTCCTGTCAAGCCTTGAAGAGAAGCATGGGTTCCCTGCTCAACAGGCTGTTCTTGAGGATAACTATCTTGAACCTTTGCAACGATTCCTGCATGAAAGGACCCATATGTTTTGGCATGAACTTAG ATGTTTTGCAGAAAGTCAATTCAACATGGAGGCATATGACACAATAGTTGAATATAAAAGGCAAGAATAA
- the LOC127799148 gene encoding uncharacterized protein LOC127799148 isoform X2, producing the protein MESASSRRSLLPRASGTSSRKSLLKRIEPAIWDKSCPICLGRIDHRRAAVITACLHPYCVDCIRRWSDLKRKCPVCNAKFDAWFFKIDLRFGTFVKQRLPALADNRKVQIEGSRGIGRCPLSERRILRRSREEFNCGSWQTRPLPRRRWFRRSESEPSDAVAERVLQWRVSIYEQQLQAVPCFPQSCLGKNITANNVARERILQKIEPWIRRELQAILGDPDPSIIVHVASSLFLSSLEEKHGFPAQQAVLEDNYLEPLQRFLHERTHMFWHELRKSIQHGGI; encoded by the exons ATGGAGTCTGCGTCTTCGCGAAGATCATTACTCCCACGTGCGAGTGGAACCAGTAGCCGGAAATCTTTACTGAAGCGAATCGAACCAGCAATTTGGGACAAATCGTGCCCGATATGCCTGGGCCGCATCGACCATCGCAGAGCGGCGGTGATCACGGCGTGCCTGCATCCTTATTGCGTCGATTGCATTCGAAGATGGAGCGATTTGAAGCGGAAGTGCCCTGTGTGCAACGCGAAATTCGATGCTTGGTTCTTCAAGATCGATCTCCGGTTTGGAACTTTTGTCAAGCAGCGATTGCCAGCTCTAGCCGATAATAGAAAGGTCCAAATAGAAGGTTCCCGCGGGATAGGAAGATGTCCTCTTTCGGAACGAAG GATTTTGAGAAGATCAAGAGAGGAATTTAATTGTGGAAGTTGGCAAACAAGACCGTTGCCTAGACGAAGATGGTTTAGAAGGTCGGAATCAGAGCCTTCCGATGCTGTTGCTGAGAGAGTTCTTCAGTGGCGTGTTAG CATATACGAGCAGCAGTTGCAGGCTGTTCCATGTTTTCCTCAAAGTTGTCTTGGAAAG AACATAACAGCAAATAATGTTGCCAGAGAAAGGATACTCCAAAAAATAGAGCCATGGATTCGCAGGGAACTGCAAGCAATCCTTGGGGATCCCGATCCATCTATAATTGTGCATGTAGCTTCCTCTCTGTTCCTGTCAAGCCTTGAAGAGAAGCATGGGTTCCCTGCTCAACAGGCTGTTCTTGAGGATAACTATCTTGAACCTTTGCAACGATTCCTGCATGAAAGGACCCATATGTTTTGGCATGAACTTAG AAAGTCAATTCAACATGGAGGCATATGA